One Amblyomma americanum isolate KBUSLIRL-KWMA chromosome 8, ASM5285725v1, whole genome shotgun sequence DNA window includes the following coding sequences:
- the LOC144101208 gene encoding uncharacterized protein LOC144101208: MDRWTFNEALIAEVERRRILWDPRSSDYKNSSKKERAWKAVAAALGERGQMETCPQWNRSSKRQRTVLQQKRYLKAMTEQQKDPQQMKKKNRQTVYGAPRDMRKQDQTV, translated from the exons ATGGACAGGTGGACGTTTAATGAGGCGTTGATAGCCGAAGTGGAAAGGCGGCGCATCCTCTGGGACCCCCGCAGCAGCGACTACAAAAACAGCTCAAAGAAGGAACGAGCATGGAAGGCCGTAGCCGCTGCCCTCGGAGAACGCG GACAAATGGAAACGTGCCCCCAGTGGAATCGGTCGTCGAAACGACAGCGGACTGTTCTCCAGCAGAAACGCTACTTGAAGGCGATGACAGAGCAACAGAAGGATCCGCAGCagatgaagaagaagaacagGCAGACAGTTTACGGGGCACCCCGAGACATGCGAAAGCAAGATCAAACTGTGTAG